From Lemur catta isolate mLemCat1 chromosome 19, mLemCat1.pri, whole genome shotgun sequence, a single genomic window includes:
- the FGF21 gene encoding fibroblast growth factor 21 — MGWDEVGAGFEHPGLRFPMLAVLLLGACQAYPIPDSSPLLQFGGQVRQRYLYTDDAQETEAHLEIRGDGTVVGAAQQSPESLLELKALKPGVIQILGVKTSRFLCQRPDGTLYGSLHFDPEACSFRELLLEDGYNIYRSETYGLPLHLPPPNSPYPDPVPRGPVRFLPLPGLPPAPPDPPGILAPEPPDVGSSDPLSMVGPSQGRSPSYAS; from the exons ATGGGCTGGGACGAGGTCGGGGCCGGGTTCGAGCACCCAGGACTGCGGTTTCCCATGCTGGCTGTCCTCCTGCTGGGAGCCTGCCAGGCGTACCCCATCCCTGactccagccccctcctccaaTTTGGAGGCCAAGTCCGGCAGCGGTACCTCTACACAGACGATGCTCAGGAGACAGAAGCCCACTTGGAGATCCGGGGGGATGGCACAGTGGTGGGGGCCGCCCAACAGAGCCCTGAAA GTCTCTTGGAGCTGAAAGCCTTAAAGCCAGGGGTTATTCAAATCTTGGGAGTCAAGACGTCCCGGTTCCTGTGCCAGAGGCCAGATGGGACCCTGTATGGATCG CTCCACTTTGACCCCGAGGCCTGCAGCTTCCGGGAGCTGCTTCTTGAGGATGGATACAACATTTACCGATCTGAGACCTATGGCCTCCCGCTGCACCTGCCTCCCCCTAATTCACCATACCCGGACCCGGTGCCCCGGGGACCAGTCCGCTTCCTGCCGCTGCCAGGCCTGCCCCCAGCACCGCCGGACCCACCAGGGAttctggccccagagcccccgGATGTGGGCTCCTCGGACCCTCTGAGCATGGTGGGGCCTTCACAGGGCCGAAGCCCCAGCTATGCTTCCTGA
- the FUT1 gene encoding galactoside alpha-(1,2)-fucosyltransferase 1 yields the protein MWTSSHRRLCLAFLLVCVLSAISFFFHIHQDIFRHGLDLSVLCPNRHLETPPVAIFCLSGTPLDPNTSSSCPQLPASLSGTWTIYPDGRFGNQMGQYATLLALAQLNGRQAFILPAMHAALAPVFRITLPVLSPEVDSHTPWQNLHLHDWMSEEYAHLKDPLLKLSGFPCSWTFFHHLREQIRSEFTLHDHLREEAQSLLSQLRLGSTGDRPRTFVGVHVRRGDYLEVMPHRWKGVVGDQAYLQQAMDWFRARHEAPIFVVTSNGMEWCRKNIDTSQGDVIFAGNGQEGAPGKDFALLTQCNHTIMTIGTFGFWAAYLAGGDTVYLANFTLPDSEFLKIFKPEAAFLPEWVGINADLSPLRTAFGP from the coding sequence ATGTGGACATCCAGCCATCGGCGGCTCTGTCTGGCCTTCCTGCTAGTCTGTGTCCTCTCAGCTATCTCCTTCTTCTTCCATATCCACCAAGACATCTTTCGACACGGCCTAGACCTGTCTGTTCTGTGTCCAAACCGCCACCTGGAGACACCTCCAGTGGCCATTTTCTGCCTGTCCGGTACACCGCTGGACCCCAACACCTCCTCTTCctgtccccagctccctgcctccctctcaggAACCTGGACTATCTACCCCGACGGCCGGTTTGGTAACCAGATGGGGCAGTATGCCACCCTGCTTGCCCTGGCGCAGCTAAACGGCCGCCAGGCCTTCATTCTGCCAGCCATGCATGCCGCGCTGGCCCCCGTGTTCCGAATCACCCTGCCTGTGCTGTCGCCCGAAGTGGACAGTCACACGCCTTGGCAGAATCTGCACCTACATGACTGGATGTCAGAGGAGTATGCCCACTTGAAGGATCCTTTGCTCAAGCTCTCTGGCTTCCCCTGCTCTTGGACTTTCTTCCACCATCTCCGAGAACAGATCCGCAGTGAATTCACCCTGCACGACCACCTTCGAGAAGAGGCCCAGAGTTTACTGAGTCAGCTCCGCTTGGGCAGCACTGGGGACCGCCCGCGGACCTTCGTGGGCGTCCATGTGCGCCGTGGGGACTATCTGGAGGTTATGCCACATCGCTGGAAGGGTGTGGTGGGTGACCAAGCCTACCTTCAGCAGGCCATGGACTGGTTCAGGGCACGGCATGAAGCCCCTATTTTTGTGGTCACTAGCAATGGCATGGAGTGGTGCCGGAAAAACATTGACACCTCTCAGGGTGATGTGATCTTTGCTGGCAATGGGCAGGAGGGTGCACCCGGGAAAGACTTTGCACTGCTCACGCAGTGCAACCACACCATCATGACCATTGGGACCTTCGGCTTCTGGGCTGCCTACCTGGCTGGTGGCGATACTGTCTACCTGGCCAACTTCACCCTGCCAGACTCTGAGTTCCTGAAGATTTTTAAGCCAGAGGCCGCCTTCCTGCCTGAGTGGGTGGGCATTAATGCTGACTTATCTCCACTCAGGACAGCTTTTGGACCTTGA